In one window of Protaetiibacter larvae DNA:
- a CDS encoding F0F1 ATP synthase subunit B: MLHAFPAVVAEEAPNPLIPALPDLVWGSIAFAIILVFFWWRVLPRLNKALDARSEAIEGGLKKAEEAQAAASAAREEYNAQLAEARAEAARIREQARTDGAAILAELKAQAQAEATRIAQTAQAQIEAERAAALVSLRAEVGTLALDLASGVIGETLSDDAKATAIVDRFLAELEADEKAKAGN; the protein is encoded by the coding sequence ATGCTGCACGCATTCCCTGCCGTCGTCGCGGAAGAGGCCCCCAACCCTCTCATCCCGGCGCTCCCCGACCTGGTCTGGGGAAGCATCGCGTTCGCGATCATCCTGGTGTTCTTCTGGTGGCGCGTGCTGCCGCGCCTCAACAAGGCGCTCGACGCGCGCTCGGAGGCCATCGAGGGCGGTCTGAAGAAGGCCGAGGAGGCCCAGGCCGCCGCGTCGGCTGCGCGCGAGGAGTACAACGCGCAGCTCGCCGAAGCCCGCGCCGAGGCGGCGCGCATCCGCGAGCAGGCCCGCACCGACGGCGCGGCGATCCTCGCCGAGCTGAAGGCCCAGGCGCAGGCCGAGGCCACGCGCATCGCCCAGACCGCCCAGGCCCAGATCGAGGCCGAGCGCGCCGCGGCACTCGTCTCGCTCCGTGCCGAGGTGGGCACCCTCGCGCTCGACCTCGCCTCCGGCGTGATCGGCGAGACCCTCAGCGACGACGCGAAGGCGACGGCCATCGTCGACCGCTTCCTCGCGGAGCTCGAGGCGGACGAGAAGGCGAAGGCGGGCAACTAG
- the atpE gene encoding ATP synthase F0 subunit C has protein sequence MNLAEITGQLAPLAYGVATIGPAIGVGIVVGKTVESVARQPELQGRLTGLMFLGIAFTEALAFIAIAVAFIPFP, from the coding sequence GTGAACCTCGCTGAGATCACCGGCCAGCTCGCCCCGCTCGCTTACGGCGTCGCCACCATCGGCCCCGCCATCGGTGTGGGCATCGTCGTCGGCAAGACCGTCGAGTCGGTCGCGCGCCAGCCCGAGCTCCAGGGCCGCCTCACCGGCCTGATGTTCCTCGGTATCGCGTTCACCGAGGCGCTCGCCTTCATCGCGATCGCCGTCGCGTTCATCCCGTTCCCGTAA
- the atpB gene encoding F0F1 ATP synthase subunit A, which translates to MRAPILESALLATALTPLVRFADDDAGDGGFHGPSLDEFFPEPVLFIGSPFELNRIMIIRLIVVLALLVYFWFATRRLKVVPGRGQVATEFVLGFVRNNIIIETLGEKDGKRFMPVLMAIFFTVIGMNVTGIVPPLQIAGTSVIGLPLVLALLAWVLFIYAGIRKHPASFFKNALFPPGVPWPVYIIVTPIEFISTFILRPVTLCVRLLMNMVAGHMLLVLCFSATSFFLFTAGSWFSLFSIGTFAFGFAFTLFELLVAVLQAYVFTLLTAVYIQLALADEH; encoded by the coding sequence ATGCGCGCCCCGATTTTGGAGTCAGCGCTGCTAGCTACCGCCCTCACCCCCTTGGTCCGTTTCGCCGACGACGACGCAGGCGACGGTGGCTTCCACGGCCCGTCGCTGGATGAGTTCTTCCCCGAGCCCGTCCTCTTCATCGGTTCGCCGTTCGAGCTGAACCGGATCATGATCATCCGGCTCATCGTCGTGCTCGCGTTGCTCGTGTACTTCTGGTTCGCCACCCGCCGGCTCAAGGTCGTGCCGGGTCGCGGTCAGGTCGCCACCGAGTTCGTGCTCGGCTTCGTGCGCAACAACATCATCATCGAGACCCTCGGCGAGAAGGACGGCAAGCGTTTCATGCCCGTCCTCATGGCGATCTTCTTCACGGTGATCGGCATGAACGTCACGGGCATCGTGCCGCCGCTGCAGATCGCGGGCACCTCCGTGATCGGCCTGCCGCTCGTGCTCGCGCTCCTCGCCTGGGTGCTGTTCATCTACGCCGGCATCCGCAAGCATCCGGCGTCGTTCTTCAAGAACGCGCTCTTCCCGCCCGGGGTGCCGTGGCCGGTGTACATCATCGTCACGCCGATCGAGTTCATCTCGACCTTCATCCTGCGGCCGGTCACGCTCTGCGTCCGTCTTCTCATGAACATGGTCGCCGGGCACATGCTCCTCGTGCTCTGCTTCTCGGCCACGAGCTTCTTCCTCTTCACGGCAGGCAGCTGGTTCAGCCTGTTCTCGATCGGAACCTTCGCCTTCGGCTTCGCGTTCACGCTCTTCGAGCTGCTGGTCGCCGTGCTGCAGGCCTACGTCTTCACCCTTCTCACCGCCGTCTACATCCAGCTCGCGCTGGCCGACGAGCACTGA
- a CDS encoding MraY family glycosyltransferase encodes MRLIFYVVTAGIAALISFALSMVIWKLSTRYRLYPKIRERDVHTRPTPRLGGIAMFLGVAAALGVGSLLPPLALVYSQPMHIWGLLGAAAMIVLIGVADDIWDLDWFTKLAGQMLAAALLAWSGIQFLSFPLPGVIVTLAPWQSLVITVIVIVLVMNAINFIDGLDGLVAGVAIIANGAFSVYVYLISYGPTGQSDYFNLAQLISAILIGACLGFLPLNWHPARLFMGDAGALLVGLLMAASTIAVTGQIDAGVIDETVGSPRQFFPAFIPLLLPFTILIVPLLDFGLAVFRRLRAGKSPFSADRKHLHHRLLDMGHSHFHAVLILYAWTAAASIGGLLFLFIDTWWAALVTFLGLVVCTILTLAPLSRRKAIEVAVQSTDPVVAEQTHLARFDPLDEASETSAAPSDDEARDALERLHEKESTA; translated from the coding sequence ATGCGCCTGATCTTCTACGTCGTGACCGCGGGCATCGCGGCGCTCATCTCCTTCGCGCTCTCGATGGTCATCTGGAAGCTCTCGACGCGGTACCGGCTGTACCCGAAGATCCGAGAACGCGACGTGCACACGCGTCCCACCCCGAGACTCGGCGGCATCGCGATGTTCCTCGGCGTCGCGGCCGCGCTCGGGGTCGGCTCCCTGCTGCCGCCGCTCGCCCTCGTCTACTCGCAGCCGATGCACATCTGGGGCCTGCTGGGCGCCGCCGCCATGATCGTGCTCATCGGCGTCGCCGACGACATCTGGGATCTCGACTGGTTCACCAAGCTCGCCGGCCAGATGCTCGCGGCGGCGCTGCTGGCCTGGTCGGGCATCCAGTTCCTGTCGTTCCCGCTCCCGGGCGTCATCGTCACCCTCGCCCCCTGGCAATCGCTCGTCATCACGGTCATCGTGATCGTGCTCGTCATGAACGCCATCAACTTCATCGACGGTCTCGACGGACTCGTCGCGGGGGTCGCGATCATCGCGAACGGCGCCTTCTCGGTGTACGTCTACCTGATCTCCTACGGCCCCACCGGCCAAAGCGACTACTTCAATCTCGCCCAGCTCATCTCGGCGATCCTCATCGGCGCCTGTCTCGGATTCCTGCCGCTCAACTGGCATCCCGCCCGCCTGTTCATGGGCGACGCCGGGGCGCTGCTCGTCGGGCTGCTCATGGCGGCGTCGACGATCGCCGTCACCGGTCAGATCGACGCCGGCGTCATCGACGAGACGGTCGGCAGTCCCCGCCAGTTCTTCCCCGCCTTCATCCCGCTGCTGCTGCCGTTCACGATCCTCATCGTGCCGCTGCTCGACTTCGGCCTCGCGGTGTTCCGGCGTCTTCGGGCGGGGAAGTCGCCGTTCAGTGCCGACCGCAAGCACCTGCACCACCGGCTGCTCGACATGGGCCACTCGCACTTCCACGCCGTGCTGATCCTGTACGCGTGGACGGCGGCCGCCTCCATCGGCGGACTGCTGTTCCTGTTCATCGACACCTGGTGGGCGGCGCTCGTCACCTTCCTCGGTCTCGTCGTGTGCACGATCCTCACCCTCGCCCCGCTCAGCCGCCGGAAGGCGATCGAGGTCGCCGTGCAGAGCACCGACCCCGTGGTGGCCGAGCAGACCCACCTCGCCCGGTTCGACCCGCTCGACGAGGCGTCGGAGACCTCCGCCGCCCCGAGCGACGACGAGGCCCGCGACGCCCTCGAGCGTCTCCACGAGAAGGAGTCCACCGCATGA
- a CDS encoding L-threonylcarbamoyladenylate synthase produces the protein MAMYDTGVPEQLLTGMRLARGAIGRGELVVIPTDTVYGVAADAFSPAAVQRLLDAKGRDRSAPPPVLVPGIPTLDALADPIPEEVRALVAEFWPGGLTVILRARAMLDWDLGDTRGTVALRMPSDPIALELLAETGPLAVSSANRTGEPAATTAAAAEAMLGDAVAVYLDAGTAGEGYPAAEPSTGSTIVDATNLEHPDGRLRIVRHGVIPDAEIIRVVGADRCA, from the coding sequence ATGGCGATGTACGACACCGGGGTCCCCGAGCAGCTGTTGACGGGGATGCGCCTCGCTCGCGGCGCCATCGGGCGCGGCGAACTCGTCGTCATCCCCACCGACACCGTGTACGGGGTGGCCGCCGACGCGTTCTCGCCCGCCGCCGTGCAGCGTCTGCTCGACGCCAAGGGGCGTGACCGCAGCGCCCCGCCGCCCGTGCTCGTGCCGGGCATCCCCACGCTCGACGCCCTCGCCGACCCGATCCCCGAGGAGGTGCGCGCGCTCGTGGCCGAGTTCTGGCCCGGCGGCCTCACCGTGATCCTGCGCGCCCGGGCGATGCTCGACTGGGATCTCGGCGACACCCGGGGCACGGTCGCGCTGCGGATGCCGAGCGACCCGATCGCCCTCGAGCTGCTCGCCGAGACCGGGCCGCTCGCGGTCTCGAGCGCCAACCGCACGGGGGAGCCCGCCGCGACCACCGCAGCGGCGGCGGAGGCCATGCTGGGCGACGCGGTCGCCGTGTATCTCGACGCCGGCACCGCGGGGGAGGGCTACCCCGCCGCGGAGCCCAGCACGGGGTCCACGATCGTCGACGCGACCAACCTCGAGCATCCGGACGGCAGACTCCGCATCGTGCGGCACGGCGTGATCCCGGATGCCGAGATCATCCGGGTGGTCGGAGCCGATCGATGCGCCTGA
- a CDS encoding HAD-IA family hydrolase, giving the protein MTLLFLFDMDDVLYDYDWRVRMAGLTELTGLELAELRRRWWHDDGEWAAEAGRFPDGASYHRAFTTALGVPVSTDEWVRNRRSAMRPRPEAIAAVRRAAELGQVSLLTNNGPLMDEQLATVAPEIAPLFGEHLRTTSRYGARKPDPRVFERVLSEYAVPASEVFFVDDMAENVAAAASLGITVYRYGTAEGLRAAIEEFALLRAAARS; this is encoded by the coding sequence ATGACTCTGCTCTTCCTCTTCGACATGGACGACGTCCTGTACGACTACGACTGGCGCGTGCGGATGGCCGGCCTCACGGAGCTCACCGGCCTCGAACTGGCCGAGCTGCGGCGGCGCTGGTGGCACGACGACGGCGAGTGGGCGGCGGAGGCGGGGCGGTTCCCGGACGGCGCCAGCTACCACCGTGCCTTCACGACCGCGCTCGGCGTGCCGGTGAGCACGGACGAGTGGGTGCGCAACCGCCGTTCGGCGATGCGTCCGCGGCCCGAGGCCATCGCGGCCGTGCGCCGGGCCGCCGAGCTCGGGCAGGTGAGTCTGCTCACCAACAACGGGCCGCTCATGGACGAGCAGCTCGCGACGGTCGCGCCGGAGATCGCGCCGCTGTTCGGCGAGCATCTGCGCACGACGAGCCGCTACGGCGCGCGCAAGCCCGACCCCCGCGTGTTCGAGCGCGTGCTCAGCGAGTACGCGGTGCCCGCCTCCGAGGTGTTCTTCGTGGACGACATGGCCGAGAACGTGGCGGCCGCGGCATCGCTCGGGATCACCGTGTACCGCTACGGCACGGCCGAGGGCCTGCGCGCGGCGATCGAGGAGTTCGCGCTGCTCAGGGCCGCAGCGCGGTCGTAG
- the prmC gene encoding peptide chain release factor N(5)-glutamine methyltransferase: protein MNDSPTSLPLVERADPPRTVAELRAHGSRVLQAARVPTPDADAELLLAHVLGISRGQVQAKAVTGSGVAPDDRIAYLEAVERRAAREPLQHITGRAPFRSLELAVGPGVFVPRPETEFVAQLAIDALWAVPSERPVAVDLGAGSGAIALALATEVPHASVSAVENSPRAFIWAKENVRTVGAHNLRLVFADLGEALPELDGSVDVVISNPPYIPDDAIPRDPEVRLHDPAVALYGGPDGLDVVRSLSRRSLALLRPGGSLVIEHGELQGAELRALLDADGWRATATHRDLLGRDRATTALRP from the coding sequence ATGAACGACTCTCCCACCTCGCTCCCGCTCGTGGAGCGCGCGGATCCGCCGCGCACCGTCGCCGAGTTGCGTGCGCACGGCAGCCGCGTGCTGCAGGCTGCCCGGGTGCCGACGCCGGACGCGGATGCGGAGCTGCTGCTGGCGCATGTGCTCGGCATCAGCCGGGGTCAGGTGCAGGCGAAGGCGGTGACCGGTTCGGGGGTCGCGCCCGACGATCGCATCGCCTATCTCGAGGCCGTCGAGCGCCGCGCCGCCCGCGAACCCCTGCAGCACATCACCGGTCGCGCCCCGTTCCGCTCCCTCGAACTCGCGGTCGGCCCCGGGGTGTTCGTGCCGCGGCCCGAGACCGAGTTCGTGGCGCAGCTCGCGATCGACGCGCTGTGGGCGGTGCCCTCGGAGCGTCCGGTCGCCGTCGACCTGGGCGCGGGCAGCGGCGCGATCGCCCTCGCCCTCGCCACCGAGGTGCCGCACGCGAGCGTCTCCGCGGTGGAGAACTCGCCGCGCGCGTTCATCTGGGCGAAGGAGAACGTGCGCACGGTCGGTGCGCACAACCTGCGCCTCGTGTTCGCCGACCTCGGCGAGGCGCTTCCCGAGCTCGACGGCAGCGTCGACGTCGTGATCTCCAACCCGCCCTACATCCCGGACGACGCCATCCCGCGCGATCCCGAGGTGCGGCTGCACGATCCCGCCGTGGCGCTCTACGGCGGCCCCGACGGGCTCGACGTGGTGCGTTCGCTCTCGCGACGCTCCCTCGCCCTGCTGCGGCCGGGCGGATCGCTCGTGATCGAGCACGGCGAGCTGCAGGGGGCAGAGCTGCGCGCCCTGCTCGACGCCGACGGCTGGCGCGCCACCGCGACGCACCGCGACCTCCTCGGCCGCGACCGGGCTACGACCGCGCTGCGGCCCTGA
- the prfA gene encoding peptide chain release factor 1 has product MFESVQSLLAEHEQLQQQLADPAIHADAARAKKVNRRYAELSQIAAAHAGWQQAQSDLAAARELAREDEAFAEEIPALEEGLVAAQEKLRRLLIPRDPDDGRDVIMEIKGGEGGEESALFAADLLRMYLHYAESRGWKTELLERTESDLGGYKDVQLAIKSNATDPADGVWASLKYEGGVHRVQRVPATESQGRIHTSTTGVLVFPEVDEPEEIDINPNDLKIDVFRSSGPGGQSVNTTDSAVRITHLPTGIVVSMQNEKSQLQNREAGMRVLRARLLARQQEELAAVASDARKSQIRTMDRSERIRTYNFPENRIADHRTGYKAYNLDAVMNGALGPVIESCIQADEEARLAELGAGE; this is encoded by the coding sequence GTGTTCGAATCGGTCCAGTCGCTGCTGGCCGAGCACGAACAGCTCCAGCAGCAGCTCGCGGACCCCGCGATCCATGCGGATGCGGCGCGCGCGAAGAAGGTCAACCGGCGCTACGCCGAGCTGAGCCAGATCGCCGCGGCGCACGCCGGCTGGCAGCAGGCGCAGTCCGATCTGGCCGCTGCGCGCGAGCTCGCCCGTGAGGACGAGGCCTTCGCCGAGGAGATCCCCGCGCTCGAGGAGGGGCTCGTCGCCGCGCAGGAGAAGCTGCGGCGGCTGCTCATCCCGCGCGACCCCGACGACGGGCGCGACGTGATCATGGAGATCAAGGGCGGCGAGGGCGGCGAGGAGTCGGCCCTGTTCGCGGCCGACCTGCTGCGGATGTACCTGCACTACGCGGAGTCGCGCGGCTGGAAGACCGAGCTGCTCGAGCGGACCGAATCGGATCTCGGCGGCTACAAGGACGTGCAGCTGGCGATCAAGTCGAACGCCACCGACCCGGCCGACGGCGTGTGGGCGAGCCTCAAGTACGAGGGCGGCGTGCACCGCGTGCAACGGGTGCCGGCGACCGAGTCGCAGGGCCGCATCCACACCTCCACGACGGGCGTGCTGGTGTTCCCCGAGGTCGACGAGCCTGAAGAGATCGACATCAACCCGAACGATCTGAAGATCGACGTCTTCCGCTCGTCCGGTCCGGGCGGTCAGAGCGTCAACACGACCGACTCGGCGGTGCGCATCACCCACCTGCCGACCGGCATCGTGGTGTCGATGCAGAACGAGAAGAGCCAGCTGCAGAACCGCGAGGCCGGCATGCGCGTCCTGCGTGCGCGACTCCTCGCCCGGCAGCAGGAGGAGCTCGCGGCGGTCGCCTCGGACGCCCGCAAGAGCCAGATCCGGACGATGGATCGCTCGGAACGCATCCGCACCTACAACTTCCCCGAGAACCGCATCGCCGACCACCGCACCGGCTACAAGGCCTACAACCTCGATGCCGTGATGAACGGCGCCCTCGGCCCCGTCATCGAGTCGTGCATCCAGGCCGACGAGGAGGCCCGCCTCGCCGAGCTGGGTGCGGGGGAGTAG